A genomic segment from Acidobacteriota bacterium encodes:
- a CDS encoding extracellular solute-binding protein, whose product MLRTLCSVLLLGLFLLPGACAAPSEEAETAGEPQTVTIYSGRNESLVKPLLDRFAEDNEIEIQVRYGSTAEMAATLMEEGEATPADLFISQDAAALGALSSAQQLLPLPKTVLDRVPAAYASPKGDWVGLSGRARTVVYNTELVQPEDLPQSLEAVTDPRYKGRFGIAPTNASFQAHMAAYRAARGPDALEELLGGMNANEPRFYPKNSPIVEAVLAGEIEWGLVNHYYLWRALAERPDAPGANFFMPEGPVSSFVNLAGVGMLHNTEASRAVLEFLVSDEAQEYFAQETFEYPLVPGVAAAVDLPPLSELKNTRVDFADAGAVLEETLEAIRASGLLP is encoded by the coding sequence ATGTTGCGCACCCTTTGCTCCGTTCTGCTCCTCGGCCTTTTCCTGCTTCCCGGCGCCTGCGCCGCCCCCAGCGAGGAAGCGGAAACCGCCGGCGAGCCCCAGACCGTCACCATCTACAGCGGCCGCAATGAGAGCCTGGTGAAACCGCTGCTGGACCGCTTCGCTGAAGACAACGAAATCGAAATCCAGGTGCGCTACGGCTCCACCGCCGAGATGGCTGCGACGCTGATGGAAGAGGGCGAAGCCACGCCGGCGGACCTCTTCATCTCCCAGGATGCCGCCGCCCTCGGCGCCCTGTCGTCGGCTCAGCAGCTGCTGCCGCTGCCCAAGACCGTTCTCGACCGCGTGCCCGCCGCCTATGCTTCCCCCAAGGGAGACTGGGTCGGCCTCTCCGGCCGTGCCCGGACGGTGGTGTACAACACCGAGCTGGTGCAACCGGAAGATCTGCCCCAGAGCCTGGAGGCGGTGACCGACCCGCGCTACAAGGGCCGCTTCGGCATCGCCCCCACCAACGCCTCCTTCCAGGCTCACATGGCCGCCTACCGCGCCGCCCGGGGGCCCGACGCGCTGGAGGAGTTGCTCGGCGGCATGAACGCCAACGAGCCGCGCTTCTATCCCAAAAACAGCCCCATCGTGGAAGCGGTGCTGGCCGGCGAGATCGAGTGGGGGTTGGTCAATCACTACTACCTCTGGCGAGCCCTGGCGGAACGCCCGGATGCCCCCGGAGCCAACTTCTTCATGCCCGAGGGGCCGGTCTCCAGCTTCGTCAACCTGGCCGGCGTCGGCATGCTCCACAACACCGAGGCCAGCCGGGCGGTACTCGAGTTCCTTGTCTCCGACGAGGCTCAGGAGTATTTCGCCCAGGAGACCTTCGAGTACCCGCTGGTGCCCGGAGTCGCCGCCGCGGTAGACCTACCGCCGCTCTCGGAGTTGAAGAACACTCGGGTCGACTTCGCCGACGCCGGT
- a CDS encoding TonB-dependent receptor, whose protein sequence is RHNNRNYYSRGIQSVLGVTHNTGRVRHAMEFGVRYHEDEEDRLQAEDLYQMVDGRLVLGQIGAPGSQSNRVSDAQALAFFAQDRITFGDWTLTPGVRFETIDFTRRDFAGDDPTRSAGPTRVRENGVDVWIPGIGVDYQINTSDRVFAGIHRGFAPPGAGAAPETNPEKSTNYELGWRRNRGPLSFEVIGFFNDYENLLGTETVAGGGGTAGDQFNGGAVDVQGLEISAGYELGGARHWPVSVPLRLAYTYTQSEFKTSFESDFADWEPQVEAGDELPYLPENQLNASVGVVASRWGLHLNANYQAAMRTTPGQGAVPSDEGTDSRVLFDLSADYTLLSRYRIFASLRNLTDETYIASRRPYGLRPGLPRTLLVGFSATF, encoded by the coding sequence CGCCACAACAATCGCAACTACTACTCCCGGGGCATTCAATCGGTGCTTGGCGTGACCCACAACACCGGCCGCGTTCGTCACGCCATGGAGTTCGGCGTGCGCTACCACGAGGACGAAGAGGATCGGCTGCAGGCGGAGGACCTCTACCAGATGGTCGACGGCCGGCTGGTGCTGGGCCAGATCGGAGCTCCCGGCAGCCAGAGCAACCGCGTCAGCGACGCCCAGGCCCTGGCCTTCTTCGCCCAGGACCGCATCACCTTCGGCGATTGGACCCTGACCCCGGGAGTGCGCTTCGAGACCATCGACTTCACCCGCCGGGATTTCGCCGGCGACGACCCGACCCGTAGCGCCGGCCCCACCCGAGTGCGGGAGAACGGCGTCGACGTGTGGATCCCCGGCATCGGCGTCGACTATCAGATCAACACCTCGGATCGCGTCTTCGCCGGTATCCACCGCGGCTTCGCGCCCCCCGGCGCCGGCGCCGCTCCGGAGACCAATCCGGAGAAGAGCACCAACTACGAGCTCGGCTGGCGGCGCAACCGCGGCCCCTTGAGCTTCGAGGTCATCGGCTTCTTCAACGACTACGAGAATCTGCTGGGCACCGAGACCGTGGCCGGGGGCGGCGGCACCGCCGGCGACCAATTCAACGGCGGCGCGGTGGACGTCCAGGGGCTGGAAATCTCCGCCGGCTACGAGCTCGGCGGCGCCCGTCACTGGCCGGTGTCGGTTCCCCTGCGGCTGGCCTACACCTACACGCAGTCGGAATTCAAGACCAGCTTCGAGAGTGACTTCGCCGATTGGGAGCCGCAGGTGGAGGCTGGTGACGAGCTGCCCTACCTGCCGGAGAACCAGCTCAACGCCTCCGTCGGCGTGGTGGCTTCCCGTTGGGGTCTGCACCTCAACGCCAACTACCAGGCCGCCATGCGCACCACCCCGGGGCAGGGCGCCGTCCCCAGCGATGAAGGCACCGACTCCCGAGTCCTCTTCGACCTGTCGGCGGATTACACCCTGCTGTCCCGCTACCGGATCTTCGCCAGCCTGCGCAATTTGACCGACGAGACCTACATCGCCTCGCGGCGACCCTACGGCCTGCGCCCGGGGCTGCCGCGGACCCTGTTGGTGGGCTTCTCCGCCACGTTCTGA